One window from the genome of Nitrospiria bacterium encodes:
- a CDS encoding acetyl-CoA C-acyltransferase yields the protein MAEAVIIEGIRTPFARSGSVFKDIPAEELGRLAVHELIEKTALDPKIVDEVIIGTVSQMVDTANVSRVIAQRAGLPPRVPAYTVNRNCASGLEAIGSGLEKIRAGMADVVIAGGVESMSNIPIFYYGKRMTEILVDASKAKTLGQKIAKFASLRPRDLKPSVISQTDPLNGMRMGDTAEVLAKEFGIPREEQDAFALMSHQRAVAARSRLSEEITPVYLPPRYDTVVKNDAGPRENQKIEDLARLKPVFDRRYGSVTAGNASPLTDGAAALLIMNEEKARAMGFKPLGRIRSYAYAGLDPARMGLGPSFATPLALDRAGMKFSDIELIEMNEAFAAQILANEKAFASKKFAQEHLGRNEPIGVIDRSRFNVNGGAIALGHPLGASGARLMLTLLYELRRRNQSIGLATLCVGGGQGAACIVERR from the coding sequence ATGGCTGAGGCGGTGATCATTGAGGGTATCCGAACCCCGTTTGCGAGGTCGGGGTCGGTTTTCAAAGATATCCCGGCCGAGGAGTTGGGAAGACTCGCCGTCCACGAACTTATAGAGAAAACCGCACTGGATCCGAAGATTGTCGATGAAGTCATCATTGGAACGGTCAGCCAGATGGTCGACACAGCCAACGTTTCGCGAGTCATCGCACAGCGCGCCGGCCTCCCCCCCCGCGTGCCGGCCTATACCGTCAACCGAAACTGCGCCTCGGGCCTGGAGGCGATCGGAAGCGGGTTGGAAAAGATTCGGGCGGGAATGGCCGATGTCGTCATCGCCGGCGGTGTCGAGTCCATGAGCAATATTCCGATCTTCTATTATGGTAAGCGCATGACCGAAATACTCGTCGACGCTTCGAAGGCCAAAACGTTGGGGCAGAAGATTGCGAAGTTCGCGTCGCTGCGCCCCCGCGATCTGAAACCGAGCGTCATCAGCCAAACCGATCCGCTCAACGGCATGCGGATGGGGGACACGGCCGAGGTGCTGGCGAAAGAATTCGGGATCCCAAGAGAAGAGCAGGATGCCTTTGCCTTGATGAGCCATCAGCGGGCCGTCGCAGCCCGGTCCCGTCTTTCGGAAGAGATCACCCCCGTCTATCTTCCCCCCCGGTATGACACCGTGGTCAAGAACGATGCCGGCCCGCGGGAAAATCAAAAAATCGAGGATTTGGCCCGTCTGAAACCGGTTTTCGATCGTCGATACGGCTCGGTCACGGCCGGTAACGCATCCCCTCTGACGGACGGAGCCGCCGCACTTCTGATCATGAACGAGGAAAAGGCCCGTGCGATGGGGTTTAAGCCGCTTGGTCGCATTCGGAGCTATGCCTATGCCGGCCTGGATCCTGCGAGGATGGGGCTGGGACCGTCTTTTGCAACCCCTTTGGCCCTGGACCGGGCCGGGATGAAATTTTCGGATATTGAACTGATCGAGATGAACGAAGCGTTCGCGGCGCAGATTCTGGCGAATGAAAAAGCATTCGCCTCGAAAAAGTTCGCTCAGGAACATCTGGGACGCAACGAACCGATCGGGGTGATCGATCGAAGCCGGTTTAATGTCAACGGGGGTGCGATCGCTCTCGGCCATCCGCTCGGCGCGTCCGGCGCCCGCCTGATGCTGACCCTGCTATACGAGCTGCGACGGAGAAACCAATCCATCGGTTTGGCGACCCTTTGCGTTGGCGGTGGACAGGGCGCGGCCTGCATCGTTGAGAGGAGATAA
- a CDS encoding 3-hydroxyacyl-CoA dehydrogenase NAD-binding domain-containing protein: MTPEKCLRTTIDDRGLCHVEIDVPGKTVNLISPRVLTELEQAIDSIRSDPRIKGVIFLSRKPDHFIGGAEIDVQRFLSDLDATLIFIKQGRDVYQRIAELSVPTLAAIHGACLGGGLELALACRYRLASDHRKTRLGLPEVLLGIFPGWGGITRLPRLTGLSASLDLLLTGKQLDARRAERIGLVDRILTSKEIQMQADTFMLECLTQGASLHRKIQSARRRSQNKILARFLNETPLGRALVFHQARKNVMRLTLGRYPAPLKIIDVVRKGIGGPLERSLELEQEGLHALIREETTQNLIHVFSIRRHAGKLPKEITPSDLVPPIRKVGILGAGVMGAGIAQWMLQQEIPVRLRDIHEEAIAKGVKTVNEAFEKQVSRRRIRREEKENRMRLLSTTTDYSGFSTCDLVIEAVAEKMEVKQRVIRDLQEAAGDRAIFATNTSSLSITDMAEGAKRPDRVLGLHFFNPVAQMPLVEVVKGKMTSDETLAAGVVFVKRIGKTPLVVSDSPGFLVNRILMAYGNEAGLLLEEGATVDRVDRAMEVFGMPMGPFTMMDVVGLDIAHHTAESIRTSLHLDPAEQSRIGDRLFGAGRFGKKTGQGLYRYEGREKRPNPELDTMLAAIRKERGLTPRANINDQEITDRLVMIMVNTAAWCLEKRIVQYPGDVDLGMIIGAGFPPFRGGLLKYCDKIGIGRIKETLDRYSQSAGPRFSPAQMITDLAKQADGFY, encoded by the coding sequence ATGACCCCGGAGAAATGCCTTCGCACCACGATCGATGACCGCGGCCTTTGCCATGTGGAAATCGATGTCCCGGGAAAAACGGTCAATTTGATCTCGCCTCGGGTTCTTACGGAACTTGAGCAAGCGATTGATTCCATCCGGTCCGATCCCAGGATTAAAGGCGTCATTTTCCTGAGCCGTAAACCCGACCACTTTATCGGCGGGGCCGAGATCGACGTCCAACGATTCCTGAGCGATCTTGACGCCACATTGATTTTTATAAAACAAGGCCGCGATGTTTATCAAAGAATCGCCGAGCTCTCCGTCCCGACGTTGGCGGCGATCCATGGGGCCTGTCTGGGGGGGGGACTGGAATTGGCCTTGGCTTGCCGTTACCGTCTGGCGAGCGACCACCGGAAGACGCGTCTCGGCCTGCCGGAAGTCTTGCTCGGAATCTTCCCGGGCTGGGGCGGAATAACCCGGCTCCCCCGTCTGACCGGGCTTTCGGCGTCGCTTGACCTGCTCCTGACGGGCAAACAGCTCGATGCGAGGCGAGCTGAGCGAATCGGGTTGGTGGACCGCATCCTCACCTCCAAGGAGATCCAGATGCAGGCCGATACTTTTATGCTCGAGTGCCTAACGCAGGGGGCCTCGCTTCATCGGAAAATTCAATCGGCCCGACGGCGCTCTCAAAACAAAATCCTGGCGCGCTTCTTGAACGAAACCCCTCTCGGCCGGGCTTTGGTATTTCATCAAGCCCGTAAAAACGTCATGAGGCTCACCCTGGGACGCTATCCCGCTCCGCTGAAGATTATCGACGTGGTCCGAAAGGGAATCGGAGGTCCGCTCGAACGATCGTTGGAGCTCGAGCAGGAGGGGCTCCATGCGCTTATTCGTGAAGAAACCACGCAGAACCTGATCCATGTCTTTTCAATACGAAGGCACGCCGGAAAACTGCCAAAGGAGATTACCCCCTCCGATCTCGTCCCGCCGATTCGGAAAGTGGGTATCCTTGGGGCCGGCGTGATGGGCGCCGGCATAGCCCAATGGATGCTCCAACAGGAGATTCCGGTGCGCCTGAGAGACATTCACGAGGAGGCGATCGCAAAGGGTGTCAAGACCGTTAACGAGGCCTTTGAAAAGCAGGTCTCCCGGCGGAGAATCCGCCGGGAAGAAAAAGAGAACCGGATGCGACTTCTTTCAACCACCACAGACTATTCCGGTTTTTCGACGTGTGACCTGGTTATCGAGGCCGTGGCCGAAAAGATGGAAGTCAAACAACGGGTGATCCGCGACCTTCAAGAGGCGGCCGGGGATCGAGCGATCTTCGCCACAAACACCTCTTCGCTTTCGATCACGGACATGGCTGAGGGCGCAAAGAGACCGGACCGCGTATTGGGGCTTCATTTTTTCAATCCGGTCGCGCAGATGCCGCTCGTAGAGGTCGTTAAAGGAAAAATGACCTCCGACGAGACACTGGCCGCCGGTGTAGTCTTCGTCAAAAGAATCGGTAAAACGCCTCTGGTCGTTTCGGACAGTCCCGGCTTTCTGGTTAACCGGATCCTGATGGCCTACGGGAATGAGGCCGGGCTTCTTTTAGAAGAAGGGGCTACGGTCGATCGGGTGGACCGCGCCATGGAGGTTTTCGGAATGCCGATGGGTCCGTTTACCATGATGGACGTTGTGGGGCTGGACATCGCCCATCACACAGCCGAATCGATCCGAACGTCCCTTCATCTGGATCCGGCCGAGCAATCCCGGATCGGCGATCGGTTATTCGGAGCCGGAAGATTTGGAAAAAAGACCGGACAGGGTCTCTATCGATACGAAGGCAGGGAAAAACGCCCCAACCCCGAATTGGACACGATGCTGGCGGCGATACGAAAAGAACGCGGACTGACTCCGCGAGCGAATATAAACGATCAAGAAATAACCGATCGTCTCGTGATGATCATGGTGAATACAGCCGCTTGGTGTCTCGAGAAGCGGATCGTTCAGTATCCGGGAGATGTCGATCTCGGAATGATAATAGGCGCTGGTTTCCCCCCATTTAGGGGAGGATTATTAAAGTATTGTGATAAGATTGGAATTGGAAGGATTAAAGAAACGCTCGACCGTTATTCCCAATCCGCCGGTCCCCGCTTCTCTCCGGCTCAAATGATCACCGATCTTGCCAAGCAGGCCGATGGGTTTTATTAG
- the glgP gene encoding alpha-glucan family phosphorylase — translation MIDERSIAYFSMEIALHNGIPTYSGGLGILAGDMLRSAADLNVPMVAVTLLHEKGYFHQRLDEHGNQLEEAVAWDPRSFLEPLQVMVKVEMEGRSVKIRAWKYELRGSRDFTVPVYFLDTNLEENDPRDRSLTGHLYGGDARYRLCQEVILGIGGMRMLRELGHHTIKKYHMNEGHASLAVLELLEGAGRQLNKPESDPETIESVRRQCVFTTHTPVAAGHDRFALDLVRNILGERDIFRLNVFHEGQDLDMTRLALYLSGYINGVARKHGEVARAMFPGHSIQFITNGVHSVTWTSEPFQKLFDSYLPDWRRDSFSLRHALNIPKEAIWAAHLEAKQALIDLVNRKGKVGMDISVFTIGFARRAAVYKRADLLFHDIDRLKKIVAEVGPFQIIYAGKAHPQDREAKAVITKIFQSQRELKNHIKGIYLSNYDMEMGRLITSGVDLWLNNPVRPMEASGTSGMKACHNGVPQLSILDGWWAEGHMEGVTGWAIAQDGQPPAEGDDRNRDAAYLYHKLENVIIPMFYRDRDKYINIMKHCVALNASFFNTQRMIQEYVTNAYLAL, via the coding sequence ATGATTGATGAACGTTCAATCGCTTATTTTTCAATGGAAATCGCGCTGCACAACGGAATCCCGACCTATAGCGGTGGTCTGGGAATCCTGGCCGGCGATATGCTTAGATCGGCCGCGGATCTGAATGTTCCGATGGTTGCGGTCACGTTGCTCCATGAAAAAGGTTACTTCCACCAGCGGTTGGATGAACACGGAAATCAATTGGAGGAGGCCGTTGCCTGGGATCCCCGAAGTTTCCTTGAGCCTCTTCAGGTGATGGTGAAAGTCGAGATGGAGGGCCGGTCGGTGAAGATCCGGGCCTGGAAATATGAACTGCGCGGGAGTCGGGATTTTACAGTCCCTGTTTATTTTTTAGACACAAATCTTGAAGAAAACGATCCCCGCGATCGTTCCCTGACCGGACATCTTTACGGCGGAGACGCACGGTATCGCCTATGCCAGGAGGTGATTCTGGGTATCGGAGGTATGCGGATGCTGCGAGAGTTGGGCCATCACACGATCAAAAAATACCATATGAATGAAGGCCATGCGAGTCTGGCTGTACTTGAACTCCTAGAAGGGGCGGGTCGTCAACTCAACAAGCCGGAGAGCGATCCCGAGACGATTGAGTCCGTCCGCCGTCAGTGTGTATTTACAACCCACACGCCGGTCGCCGCCGGGCATGATCGTTTTGCTTTGGACCTCGTACGAAACATTTTGGGCGAGCGGGATATCTTTCGCCTGAATGTTTTCCATGAGGGTCAAGATTTGGATATGACCCGACTGGCATTGTACCTGAGCGGCTATATCAACGGCGTCGCCCGGAAGCACGGTGAGGTAGCCCGTGCCATGTTTCCAGGCCACTCCATTCAATTCATCACGAACGGGGTTCATTCCGTTACATGGACTTCGGAACCATTTCAAAAACTTTTCGATTCATATCTGCCGGATTGGCGAAGGGACAGTTTTTCGCTTCGTCATGCCCTGAACATCCCCAAAGAAGCCATATGGGCGGCCCATCTGGAGGCCAAGCAGGCGCTGATCGACTTGGTCAACCGGAAGGGAAAGGTTGGAATGGATATCTCGGTCTTCACGATCGGGTTTGCCCGCCGGGCTGCGGTTTATAAACGGGCGGATCTGCTGTTTCATGACATTGATCGGCTGAAAAAAATCGTCGCGGAGGTGGGACCTTTTCAAATCATCTACGCCGGTAAGGCACATCCGCAGGATCGGGAAGCCAAGGCGGTCATCACAAAAATATTCCAGTCGCAACGGGAACTCAAAAACCATATAAAGGGGATTTACCTTTCCAACTACGACATGGAAATGGGAAGGCTGATTACGTCCGGTGTGGATCTCTGGCTCAACAATCCGGTTAGACCGATGGAGGCCTCCGGAACCAGCGGGATGAAAGCCTGCCACAACGGGGTCCCTCAATTAAGTATTTTAGACGGTTGGTGGGCCGAGGGCCATATGGAAGGCGTCACCGGATGGGCCATCGCGCAGGATGGTCAACCCCCCGCCGAGGGAGATGATCGGAATCGGGATGCGGCCTATCTCTACCACAAACTTGAAAATGTGATCATTCCGATGTTCTACCGCGATCGTGACAAGTACATCAACATCATGAAGCACTGCGTCGCATTAAATGCCTCGTTTTTCAACACGCAACGCATGATCCAGGAATACGTCACGAACGCATATCTGGCGCTCTAA